One segment of Thamnophis elegans isolate rThaEle1 chromosome 16, rThaEle1.pri, whole genome shotgun sequence DNA contains the following:
- the TIPIN gene encoding TIMELESS-interacting protein — protein sequence MIDPVENNLFDLPDYENTHDETFQPLLPPDSPGGAAEDALLNGDPEGNQLTQSKDSSVTTRKAVKRTIPRLDAQRLISERGLPALCNLFDNVTFKGKGHEAADLKTLIRHMEHWAHRLFPQLQFENVVETIESLGNKKPVQASLKRIRLDLPLSNEDFRNHEGEDETNRLSPATEEPAFLPETQNTPKESGSPSLSPALTEEQQQRIERNRRRALERRQAKNQLSQSQSDELPTNEEYGTLTAQEEDEVCIDQAGVPFQATEDTRSSTEQVTF from the exons ATGATAGATCCTGTTGAAAACAATTTGTTCGATCTTCCTGATTATGAAAACACCCACGATGAGACCTTTcagcccctcctccccccagACTCTCCAGGGGGGGCAGCTGAAGATGCCTTACTCAATGGAG ATCCAGAGGGAAATCAGTTGACACAAAGCAAGGATTCTTCTGTGACCacaagaaaagctgttaaaagaaCAATACCCAGATTAGATGCTCAAAG ATTGATTTCAGAGCGCGGACTTCCAGCTTTGTGCAATTTGTTCGACAATGTAACGTTCAAAGGTAAAGGTCACGAG GCAGCCGACCTGAAGACGCTTATAAGGCACATGGAACATTGGGCCCACCGCCTCTTCCCCCAACTTCAGTTTGAAAACGTTGTGGAGACAATAGAGAGCTTGGGAAATAAAAAACCTGTTCAG GCGTCCTTAAAGAGAATTCGACTTGATCTCCCTCTTTCGAACGAAGACTTCAGAAATCATGAAG GTGAAGATGAGACCAACAGACTAAGCCCAGCCACCGAGGAACCAGCTTTCCTTCCCGAAACGCAGAATACCCCCAAAGAATCTGGTTCTCCATCTTTAAGTCCTGCCCTGACCGAGGAGCAACAGcagagaattgaaaggaacagaCGAAGAGCCCTTGAAAGAAGACAAGCCAAAAACCAGCTCAGTCAATCTCAGAGTGATG aGTTGCCTACAAATGAAGAATACGGCACCCTTACAGCTCAGGAGGAGGACGAGGTCTGCATAGACCAAGCTGGTGTTCCTTTTCAAGCTACCGAGGACACGCGAAGTAGTACAGAGCAAGTGACTTTTTAG